A genomic window from Archocentrus centrarchus isolate MPI-CPG fArcCen1 chromosome 2, fArcCen1, whole genome shotgun sequence includes:
- the LOC115792150 gene encoding uncharacterized protein LOC115792150 — protein MQKMAPAATIAVFLLCCCFIASTDSQDVCDLYAATGTSVTVALKYTLKESDNLKWLKDATVIFMRRNKKVIIGKNDDVDSTGSLKLTKLMTKNRGRYTPEVHGAEGVSAGDLQSTRLCVLDRVQKPTVRMRCTDSDTNVTFNCSVGQNEKIEWFMDGEKLAENERTLTRAAKDVANTRFSCNVSNAVSFEISLPVQQTCFKHSPVQKPKVTQNCTGTSEVTFTCTVSQKDKYLEFKWFSEDKKLERTGEILTVKVTDVGNTRFFCNVSNPVSSKISDPAVQNCFNPSFPDELFGISIWVFIGGGAGFVLLVIVIVVVCCIWTRRKKRIQ, from the exons ATGCAGAAGATGGCTCCTGCTGCCACCATCGCTGtgtttctgctctgctgctgcttcatcgCCTCCACAG ATTCTCAGGATGTTTGTGATCTGTATGCTGCAACAGGCACAAGTGTTACTGTGGCCCTTAAATACACTTTGAAGGAATCAGATAACCTGAAATGGCTCAAAGATGCAACAGTAATCTTTATGCGCAGAAATAAAAAGGTGATCATAGGGAAAAATGATGATGTTGATTCAACTGGATCACTGAAGCTGACAAAATTGATGACAAAAAACAGAGGACGATACACCCCAGAGGTTCATGGTGCAGAAGGAGTGAGTGCAGGGGATTTACAGAGCACGCGTTTGTGTGTATTAG ACCGCGTGCAGAAGCCCACAGTGAGGATGAGGTGCACAGACTCCGACACAAACGTCACTTTTAATTGCAGTGTTGGTCAG AATGAGAAAATTGAATGGTTTATGGATGGTGAAAAGCTGGCAGAAAACGAGAGGACGCTGACGAGAGCAGCCAAAGACGTGGCAAACACCCGTTTCTCTTGCAATGTTTCCAACGCCGTCAGCTTTGAAATCAGTCTGCCTGTTCAACAAACGTGCTTTAAGCACT CCCCTGTGCAGAAACCTAAGGTGACGCAGAATTGTACCGGCACGTCAGAAGTCACATTTACTTGTACTGTTAGTCAG AAAGACAAATATTTGGAATTTAAATGGTTCAGTGAGGACAAAAAGTTGGAAAGAACAGGAGAAATACTGACAGTGAAAGTCACAGATGTGGGAAACACCCGTTTCTTTTGCAATGTTTCGAACCCCGTCAGCTCTAAGATCAGTGATCCTGCTGTACAAAACTGCTTCAATCCCT CTTTCCCTGATGAATTATTTGGAATTAGCATCTGGGTTTTCATCGGTGGAGGAGCAG GTTTTGTTCTGTTGGTGATCGTCATTGTCGTGGTTTGTTGTATCTGGACCAGACGGAAGAAGCGTATTCAATAA